In Streptomyces sp. P3, one DNA window encodes the following:
- a CDS encoding penicillin-binding transpeptidase domain-containing protein: MRKGAKAAIVGSALAVMVGGAGYGAFNIVSALSDTDGSGGPGGAEPVAVKSGPPSDSEVKDTSAAFFAAWEKGQASAAADLTDNAAKAGPLLTSYGQAAHITGVQITPGSPVGDSVPFSVKATVSYDGKSKPLAYRSRLTVVRGVTTGRALVDWQPSVVHPALKSMDDTLVTGDSSAPSIEAVDRDGKVLTKEKYPSLGPVLDQLRTKYGAKAGGTPGVELAIRHATPDTADTSLLTLAEGKAGKLPTTLSARVQAAAEKAVQKHPESSVVALEPSTGEILAVANNRADGWNAAFLGEVAPGSTMKIVSAATLIDSGLTTANGPAPCPSSAVSESQTFKNIKGMKPDEGATLSESFARSCNTAFVKFADEVKVDSLTNEARDRFGIGLDWQTGIPSFDGSVPAAGGPDTAAGLIGQGKVQMNPLNMASVTATAMTGAFRQPVIVPLSLDGRDPARAKGLSASTVQQLRSMMNRTATSGTAAQVMAGLGGRIGAKTGSAEVDGQARSDSWFTGYRGDVAAAAMTQDGGHGVDASGPIVAEVLRAG; the protein is encoded by the coding sequence ATGCGCAAGGGGGCCAAGGCGGCCATAGTCGGCTCGGCGTTAGCGGTGATGGTGGGCGGGGCCGGCTATGGAGCCTTCAACATCGTGAGCGCGCTCAGCGACACCGACGGGAGCGGCGGGCCGGGAGGCGCCGAGCCGGTGGCCGTGAAGAGCGGACCACCGAGCGACTCCGAGGTGAAGGACACCAGCGCCGCGTTCTTCGCGGCCTGGGAGAAGGGGCAGGCCTCGGCCGCCGCCGATCTCACCGACAACGCGGCGAAGGCCGGGCCGCTGCTGACCTCGTACGGCCAGGCCGCGCACATCACGGGCGTGCAGATCACACCGGGCAGCCCGGTCGGCGACAGTGTGCCCTTCTCCGTGAAGGCGACGGTGTCCTACGACGGGAAGTCCAAGCCGCTCGCCTACCGGAGCCGGCTGACGGTCGTGCGGGGCGTCACCACCGGCAGGGCGCTGGTCGACTGGCAGCCGTCGGTCGTCCATCCCGCGCTCAAGAGCATGGACGACACCCTGGTCACGGGCGACTCGTCGGCGCCGTCGATCGAGGCGGTGGACCGGGACGGCAAGGTGCTGACGAAGGAGAAGTACCCCTCCCTGGGACCGGTCCTGGACCAGCTGCGCACGAAGTACGGGGCGAAGGCGGGCGGGACGCCGGGCGTCGAGCTGGCGATCCGGCACGCCACCCCCGACACCGCCGACACCTCACTGCTGACGCTCGCCGAGGGCAAGGCGGGCAAGCTGCCCACCACCCTCAGCGCGCGCGTGCAGGCGGCGGCGGAGAAGGCGGTCCAAAAGCACCCCGAGTCGTCGGTGGTGGCCCTCGAGCCGAGCACCGGCGAGATCCTGGCCGTCGCCAACAACCGCGCCGACGGCTGGAACGCCGCGTTCCTGGGCGAGGTCGCGCCCGGCTCCACCATGAAGATCGTCAGCGCGGCCACCCTCATCGACAGCGGGCTCACCACCGCGAACGGGCCCGCGCCGTGCCCGTCCTCGGCCGTCTCCGAGAGCCAGACCTTCAAGAACATCAAGGGCATGAAGCCCGACGAGGGCGCGACCCTCTCCGAGAGCTTCGCCCGCTCCTGCAACACGGCGTTCGTGAAGTTCGCGGACGAGGTGAAGGTCGACTCGCTGACGAACGAGGCCCGGGACCGCTTCGGGATCGGCCTCGACTGGCAGACCGGCATCCCGTCGTTCGACGGCTCCGTCCCGGCGGCCGGCGGCCCGGACACCGCGGCCGGCCTGATCGGCCAGGGCAAGGTCCAGATGAACCCGCTGAACATGGCCTCGGTGACCGCGACCGCGATGACCGGCGCCTTCCGGCAGCCGGTGATCGTGCCGCTGAGCCTCGACGGCCGCGACCCGGCCCGCGCGAAGGGCCTGTCGGCGAGCACCGTCCAGCAGTTGCGCTCCATGATGAACCGCACCGCGACCAGCGGCACCGCGGCCCAGGTCATGGCCGGTCTGGGCGGCCGCATCGGCGCGAAGACCGGCTCCGCCGAGGTCGACGGACAGGCCCGGTCCGACAGCTGGTTCACCGGCTACCGGGGCGACGTGGCGGCCGCCGCGATGACCCAGGACGGCGGCCACGGAGTCGACGCGTCGGGGCCGATCGTCGCGGAGGTGCTGCGGGCCGGCTGA
- a CDS encoding TatD family hydrolase has translation MSSNAGDRADKSAAPPLPAPLGVPVADSHTHLDMQSGTVAEALAKAASVGVTTVVQVGCDVRGSRWAAETAAAHDSVHAAVALHPNEAPRIVHGDPGGGGSRQGARGAGGMAALDEALAEIDRLAALPHVKGVGETGLDFFRTGPEGKEAQESSFRAHIEMAKRHGKALVIHDRDAHADVLRVLKEEGAPERTVFHCYSGDAEMAGVCARAGYFMSFAGNVTFKNAQNLRDAVAVAPAELLLVETDAPFLTPAPYRGRPNAPYLIPVTVRALAAVRGVDEDVLAAALAANTARAFGY, from the coding sequence ATGTCTTCGAACGCCGGCGACCGCGCCGACAAGAGTGCCGCGCCGCCGCTTCCGGCCCCCCTCGGGGTGCCGGTCGCGGACTCCCACACCCACCTCGACATGCAGTCGGGCACGGTGGCGGAGGCCCTCGCCAAAGCCGCGTCGGTCGGCGTGACCACGGTCGTCCAGGTCGGCTGCGACGTCCGCGGCTCCCGGTGGGCGGCCGAGACGGCGGCGGCGCACGACAGCGTGCACGCCGCCGTCGCCCTGCACCCGAACGAGGCGCCGCGCATCGTGCACGGCGACCCCGGGGGAGGGGGGTCCCGGCAGGGGGCGCGCGGGGCGGGCGGCATGGCGGCGCTCGACGAGGCGCTCGCCGAGATCGACCGCCTCGCCGCGCTCCCGCACGTCAAGGGCGTCGGCGAGACGGGCCTCGACTTCTTCCGCACCGGCCCCGAGGGCAAGGAAGCCCAGGAGAGCTCCTTCCGCGCCCACATCGAGATGGCCAAACGGCACGGCAAGGCCCTGGTCATCCACGACCGCGACGCGCACGCCGACGTGCTGCGCGTCCTGAAGGAGGAGGGCGCCCCCGAGCGGACCGTCTTCCACTGCTATTCCGGCGACGCCGAGATGGCCGGGGTCTGCGCCCGCGCCGGCTACTTCATGTCCTTCGCCGGCAACGTCACCTTCAAGAACGCCCAGAACCTCAGGGACGCCGTCGCCGTGGCCCCCGCGGAGCTGCTCCTGGTGGAGACCGACGCCCCGTTCCTGACCCCGGCGCCCTACCGCGGACGGCCCAACGCCCCCTACCTCATCCCCGTCACCGTGCGCGCCCTGGCCGCCGTGCGGGGCGTCGACGAGGACGTCCTGGCCGCCGCGCTCGCCGCCAACACGGCACGCGCGTTCGGATACTGA
- a CDS encoding dolichyl-phosphate-mannose--protein mannosyltransferase, with amino-acid sequence MTSTASSMDSTDYRQGPAPHDRRPSWQQRLRRFGYPAQPSADVRERLLPPFAQPGPRLWQALGVPYGWADRIVRWSSWLGPLLVTLVAGVLRFWHLGSPRAVIFDETYYAKDAWALVHRGFEVNWDKNANDAILSSGGHVPISGNAAYVVHPPVGKYVIGLGELLFGFDPFGWRFMTAVLGTLSVLMLCRIGRRLFRSTFLGCLAGALMAVDGLHFVMSRTALLDGVLMFFVLAAFGCLVADRDWARARLAAALEPDADGRCRPDAHLAETTRIGWRPWRWGAGLMLGLAIGTKWNGLYIMVAFCLMTVLWDVGSRKVAGARRPYLAVLKRDTGFAFLATVPVALVTYLVSWTGWILSAADGRGGYYRNWAATDGRGGSWTWLFPDWWRSLWHYEHEVYEFHTHLTSPHTYQSNPWSWLVLGRPVSYFYESPAPGVDGCPADAGEKCAREVLAIGTPLLWWAACFAVLFVLWRWLFRRDWRAGAIVCAVAAGYLPWFMYQERTIFLFYAVVFLPFLCLAVAMMIGALVGPPGSSDTRRVAGATGAGVLVLLIAWNFIYFWPLYTGQAIPIDDWRSRMWLDTWV; translated from the coding sequence GTGACCAGTACCGCGTCCTCCATGGACTCCACGGACTACCGGCAGGGCCCGGCGCCGCACGACCGGCGGCCGTCGTGGCAGCAGCGGCTGCGCCGTTTCGGCTACCCGGCGCAGCCCTCCGCCGACGTCCGGGAGCGTCTGCTGCCGCCGTTCGCACAGCCGGGCCCGCGGCTGTGGCAGGCGCTCGGCGTCCCGTACGGGTGGGCGGACCGGATCGTCCGCTGGTCTTCCTGGCTGGGGCCGCTGCTGGTCACGCTGGTGGCGGGGGTGCTGCGGTTCTGGCACCTGGGCAGCCCCAGGGCGGTGATATTCGACGAGACGTACTACGCGAAGGACGCGTGGGCGCTCGTCCACCGCGGGTTCGAGGTCAACTGGGACAAGAACGCCAACGACGCCATCCTGTCCTCGGGCGGCCATGTCCCGATCTCGGGGAACGCGGCGTACGTCGTGCATCCGCCCGTCGGCAAGTACGTGATCGGGCTGGGCGAACTGCTCTTCGGGTTCGATCCGTTCGGCTGGCGGTTCATGACGGCGGTGCTCGGCACGCTCAGCGTGCTGATGCTGTGCCGGATCGGCCGCCGCCTCTTCCGCTCCACGTTCCTCGGCTGTCTCGCGGGCGCGCTGATGGCGGTGGACGGCCTGCACTTCGTGATGAGCCGCACGGCCCTGCTCGACGGGGTGCTGATGTTCTTCGTGCTGGCGGCGTTCGGCTGTCTGGTCGCCGACCGGGACTGGGCCCGCGCGCGACTCGCCGCGGCGCTCGAGCCGGACGCCGACGGCCGCTGCCGTCCGGACGCGCACCTCGCGGAGACGACCCGCATCGGGTGGCGCCCCTGGCGCTGGGGGGCGGGCCTGATGCTGGGCCTGGCCATCGGCACGAAGTGGAACGGCCTGTACATCATGGTGGCGTTCTGCCTGATGACGGTGTTGTGGGACGTCGGCTCGCGCAAGGTGGCGGGCGCCCGGCGTCCGTACCTGGCGGTGCTGAAGCGGGACACGGGCTTCGCGTTCCTGGCGACGGTGCCGGTCGCGCTGGTCACGTACCTGGTGTCGTGGACGGGCTGGATCCTGTCCGCCGCGGACGGCAGGGGCGGCTACTACCGCAACTGGGCGGCGACCGACGGCAGGGGCGGCAGCTGGACGTGGCTGTTCCCCGACTGGTGGCGCAGCCTGTGGCACTACGAGCACGAGGTCTACGAGTTCCACACCCACCTGACGTCGCCGCACACGTACCAGTCGAACCCGTGGAGCTGGCTCGTCCTCGGCCGCCCGGTCTCCTACTTCTACGAGTCGCCGGCGCCCGGTGTGGACGGCTGCCCGGCGGACGCGGGCGAGAAGTGCGCGCGGGAGGTGCTGGCCATCGGCACCCCGCTGCTGTGGTGGGCGGCCTGCTTCGCGGTGCTGTTCGTGCTGTGGCGCTGGCTGTTCCGCCGTGACTGGCGGGCGGGCGCGATCGTCTGCGCCGTCGCGGCCGGCTACCTGCCGTGGTTCATGTACCAGGAACGCACGATCTTCCTCTTCTACGCCGTGGTCTTCCTGCCGTTCCTGTGTCTGGCGGTGGCGATGATGATCGGCGCCCTCGTCGGCCCACCGGGCTCCAGCGACACCCGCCGGGTGGCGGGCGCCACGGGCGCGGGCGTCCTGGTCCTGCTGATCGCCTGGAACTTCATCTACTTCTGGCCCCTCTACACCGGCCAGGCCATCCCGATCGACGACTGGCGTTCACGGATGTGGCTGGACACGTGGGTCTAA
- a CDS encoding penicillin-binding transpeptidase domain-containing protein, producing the protein MGKRRRVEEQRSRRRPAVVGGMIAVVVAGAGIGVYALYGGAAALDGSSGDRREVLRFRTDPPSADEAKAVAQRFLTAWQGGEVARAAAVTDDAAAASALLTGYGKDAHVTGVALSAGEATGTRIPFTVKGTVTYKDVSKPLSYASSLTVVRNPKNGKAQVDWHASVVHPDLQDGDRLVTGAAGTPPVKAVDRDGGELSVAKYPSLAPVLDGLREKYGKKAGGKAGVELQVVRGKAAKAKKVSDKTLLELSKGTPGTVKTTLSPALQAAAEQQVAKTAKSSVVVLRPSTGEILAVANAGHGFNTAFNGSLAPGSTMKVVTSSLLIEKELASADKTHPCPKTFTYGGWKFHNDDDFEIKDGTFKASFARSCNTAFISQAPELDDDSLTKQAQQVFGLSMNNWAIGVPSFDGSVPVQSKAQMAASLIGQGGVRMNPLNMASVAATVKSGSFHQPYLVAPSVDDRTLAKASRTMSAATLSQLRELMNYTAAAGTAAEAMSGLGPDYGAKTGSAEVDNQDKPNGWFTAYRGDLAAAGVVQAGGHGGDTAGPIVASLLRLGG; encoded by the coding sequence GTGGGCAAGAGAAGGCGCGTCGAAGAGCAACGCAGCAGGCGGCGTCCCGCCGTGGTGGGCGGCATGATCGCCGTCGTGGTCGCGGGCGCCGGAATCGGCGTCTACGCGCTGTACGGCGGGGCGGCGGCCCTCGACGGTTCCTCCGGGGACCGCCGAGAGGTGCTCAGGTTCCGGACCGACCCCCCGTCGGCGGACGAGGCCAAGGCCGTGGCCCAGCGGTTCCTCACGGCCTGGCAGGGGGGCGAGGTGGCCCGGGCGGCCGCCGTCACGGACGATGCCGCGGCCGCCTCCGCCCTGCTGACCGGCTACGGCAAGGACGCCCATGTCACCGGCGTCGCCCTCAGCGCCGGCGAGGCCACGGGCACCAGAATCCCGTTCACGGTGAAGGGCACGGTGACGTACAAGGACGTCAGCAAGCCGCTGTCGTACGCCAGCTCGCTCACCGTGGTCCGCAACCCGAAGAACGGCAAGGCGCAGGTCGACTGGCACGCGTCGGTCGTCCACCCGGATCTGCAGGACGGCGACCGGCTCGTCACCGGTGCGGCGGGCACTCCGCCGGTCAAGGCCGTCGACCGCGACGGCGGTGAGCTCAGCGTCGCGAAGTACCCCTCTCTGGCGCCCGTCCTGGACGGGTTGCGGGAGAAGTACGGGAAGAAGGCGGGCGGCAAGGCGGGCGTCGAGCTCCAGGTCGTCCGCGGCAAGGCGGCCAAGGCGAAGAAGGTCTCCGACAAGACGCTGCTGGAGCTGAGCAAGGGCACTCCGGGCACCGTGAAGACCACGCTGAGCCCGGCCCTCCAGGCGGCCGCCGAGCAGCAGGTGGCGAAGACCGCGAAGTCGTCGGTCGTCGTGCTGCGCCCCTCCACGGGCGAGATCCTCGCGGTGGCCAACGCCGGTCACGGCTTCAACACCGCGTTCAACGGCTCGCTGGCGCCCGGCTCGACGATGAAGGTCGTCACGTCCTCGCTGCTCATCGAGAAGGAGCTGGCGTCGGCGGACAAGACGCACCCCTGCCCCAAGACGTTCACCTACGGCGGCTGGAAGTTCCACAACGACGACGACTTCGAGATCAAGGACGGCACGTTCAAGGCGAGTTTCGCGCGCTCCTGCAACACCGCCTTCATCAGCCAGGCGCCGGAGCTGGACGACGACAGCCTGACCAAGCAGGCGCAGCAGGTGTTCGGTCTGTCGATGAACAACTGGGCGATCGGGGTCCCGTCCTTCGACGGTTCGGTGCCGGTGCAGTCGAAGGCTCAGATGGCGGCGTCGCTGATCGGCCAGGGCGGGGTCCGGATGAACCCGCTGAACATGGCGTCGGTCGCCGCGACCGTGAAGTCGGGCTCCTTCCACCAGCCGTACCTGGTCGCCCCGTCGGTGGACGACCGCACGCTGGCGAAGGCCTCCCGCACCATGTCGGCGGCCACGCTGTCCCAGCTGCGGGAGCTGATGAACTACACCGCCGCGGCCGGCACCGCCGCCGAGGCGATGTCCGGCCTCGGCCCCGACTACGGCGCCAAGACGGGTTCCGCGGAGGTCGACAACCAGGACAAGCCCAACGGCTGGTTCACCGCCTACCGGGGCGACCTGGCGGCCGCGGGAGTCGTCCAGGCGGGCGGCCACGGCGGGGACACGGCCGGCCCGATCGTGGCGTCGCTGCTGCGCCTGGGCGGCTGA
- the rsmI gene encoding 16S rRNA (cytidine(1402)-2'-O)-methyltransferase → MTATTRTAPGVLVLAGTPIGDVADAPPRLAEELTVADVIAAEDTRRLRRLTQSLGVTPKGRVVSYFEGNESARTPELVEELVGGARVLLVTDAGMPSVSDPGYRLVAAAVERDVRVTAVPGPSAVLTALALSGLPVDRFCFEGFLPRKAGERLSRLRDVADERRTLVYFEAPHRLDDTLAAMAEVFGADRRAAVCRELTKTYEEVKRGPLGELARWAAEGVRGEITVVVTGAPERGPEELDAAELVRRVRVREEAGERRKEAIAAVAAEAGLPKREVFDAVVAAKNSGAL, encoded by the coding sequence GTGACAGCTACGACCCGAACCGCCCCCGGAGTCCTCGTCCTCGCCGGCACGCCGATCGGCGACGTCGCGGACGCCCCGCCGCGCCTCGCCGAGGAACTGACGGTCGCCGACGTCATCGCCGCCGAGGACACCCGCAGACTGCGCCGGCTGACGCAGTCCCTGGGCGTGACGCCCAAGGGGCGGGTGGTGTCCTACTTCGAGGGCAACGAGTCCGCCCGCACACCCGAGCTGGTCGAGGAACTCGTCGGCGGCGCACGGGTGCTGCTGGTCACCGACGCCGGGATGCCCTCGGTCTCCGACCCCGGCTACCGGCTGGTCGCCGCCGCCGTCGAGCGGGACGTCCGCGTCACCGCCGTCCCCGGCCCGTCCGCCGTGCTCACCGCGCTGGCCCTGTCCGGGCTGCCCGTCGACCGGTTCTGCTTCGAGGGGTTCCTGCCGCGCAAGGCGGGCGAACGGCTGTCGCGGCTGCGCGACGTCGCCGACGAGCGCCGCACGCTCGTCTACTTCGAGGCCCCCCACCGGCTCGACGACACCCTCGCCGCGATGGCCGAGGTGTTCGGCGCGGACCGGCGGGCCGCCGTCTGCCGCGAACTGACCAAGACCTACGAAGAGGTGAAGCGCGGCCCGCTCGGCGAACTGGCCCGGTGGGCGGCCGAGGGCGTGCGGGGCGAGATCACCGTCGTCGTCACCGGCGCGCCGGAACGCGGGCCCGAGGAACTCGACGCCGCGGAACTGGTCCGGCGCGTACGGGTGCGCGAGGAGGCGGGCGAGCGCCGCAAGGAGGCCATCGCGGCCGTCGCCGCGGAAGCCGGACTGCCCAAGCGCGAGGTGTTCGACGCGGTGGTGGCGGCGAAGAACTCCGGTGCGCTGTGA
- a CDS encoding SsgA family sporulation/cell division regulator — protein sequence MSVVEQYARAHIVTDADQVEEERTAVPVVLRYDPDSDPRSVRVGLPDRHEWTFSRTLLEQGLRAPAGTGEVRVWPCGRVQAIVEFHSPDGVSVVQFESKTLLRFLRRTYTATAAKGSATARQQPVSH from the coding sequence ATGTCTGTAGTCGAACAGTACGCGCGAGCCCATATCGTCACGGACGCCGACCAGGTCGAGGAGGAACGGACGGCCGTTCCCGTCGTCCTGCGCTACGACCCGGACAGCGACCCCCGCTCGGTACGGGTCGGACTGCCCGACCGGCACGAGTGGACGTTCTCCCGAACGCTCCTCGAACAGGGCCTGCGCGCCCCGGCCGGCACCGGAGAGGTCCGGGTGTGGCCGTGCGGGCGCGTCCAGGCGATCGTGGAGTTCCATTCCCCTGACGGCGTCTCGGTCGTCCAGTTCGAGTCGAAGACGCTGCTGCGCTTCCTGCGCCGCACCTACACGGCCACCGCCGCCAAGGGCTCGGCCACGGCGCGGCAGCAGCCCGTCAGCCACTAG
- a CDS encoding energy-coupling factor ABC transporter permease, translating into MHVPDGFINAPTSAVTGVVAAGAIAVSLRGARRELDDRTAPLAGLVAAFIFAVQMLNFPVAAGTSGHLLGGALAAILVGPFTGILCVSVVLLMQGVLFADGGLTALGVNITDMAIVTTVVAYAVFRGLVKVLPRSRRSVTAASFVAAVLSVPAAAVAFTFLYWIGGTTHVAIGKVATAMIGVHVLIGVGEAAITALTVGAVLAVRPDLVHGARDLRQKLRLRVNGELVDAPAAGRAPTGPAAPVAARTSRRTLWATGLVTSLVLAGFVSFYASASPDGLEKVAADKGIDAKTEKHATSDSPLADYGVKDVTNARLSGGLAGVIGVGVTVVGGSAMFWTVRRRRGADASPTAVENV; encoded by the coding sequence GTGCACGTACCCGACGGATTCATCAACGCCCCGACCTCCGCCGTGACCGGTGTCGTGGCCGCCGGCGCCATCGCCGTGAGCCTGCGCGGCGCGCGCCGTGAGCTCGACGACCGGACCGCGCCGCTGGCCGGCCTCGTCGCGGCCTTCATCTTCGCCGTGCAGATGCTCAACTTCCCCGTCGCGGCGGGGACCAGCGGCCATCTGCTCGGCGGTGCGCTCGCCGCGATACTCGTCGGCCCCTTCACCGGGATCCTGTGCGTGTCCGTGGTCCTGCTCATGCAGGGCGTCCTCTTCGCCGACGGCGGACTCACCGCCCTCGGCGTGAACATCACCGACATGGCCATCGTGACGACGGTCGTCGCCTACGCCGTCTTCCGGGGCCTGGTGAAGGTGCTGCCGCGCAGCCGCCGGTCCGTCACGGCCGCGTCCTTCGTCGCCGCCGTGCTGTCCGTGCCCGCCGCCGCCGTGGCCTTCACGTTCCTGTACTGGATCGGCGGCACCACCCACGTGGCCATCGGCAAGGTCGCCACCGCCATGATCGGCGTGCACGTGCTGATCGGCGTCGGCGAGGCGGCGATCACCGCGCTGACCGTCGGCGCCGTGCTCGCCGTGCGCCCGGATCTGGTCCACGGCGCCCGTGACCTGCGACAGAAACTCCGGCTGCGGGTGAACGGCGAACTCGTCGACGCCCCGGCGGCCGGCAGGGCGCCCACCGGGCCCGCCGCCCCGGTGGCGGCGCGCACGTCCCGGCGCACGCTGTGGGCGACGGGCCTCGTCACCTCCCTCGTACTGGCCGGATTCGTCAGCTTCTACGCCTCCGCGAGCCCCGACGGCCTGGAGAAGGTCGCCGCCGACAAGGGCATCGACGCGAAGACCGAGAAGCACGCGACCTCCGACTCCCCGCTCGCCGACTACGGCGTCAAGGACGTGACGAACGCCCGCCTGTCCGGCGGCCTCGCCGGCGTCATCGGCGTCGGCGTGACCGTCGTCGGGGGCAGCGCGATGTTCTGGACGGTGCGCAGGCGACGCGGCGCCGACGCGTCCCCCACGGCCGTAGAGAACGTCTGA